Part of the Alosa alosa isolate M-15738 ecotype Scorff River chromosome 18, AALO_Geno_1.1, whole genome shotgun sequence genome is shown below.
AGCCCTGCCTGTAACTAACTGATTAAGTGAGGGTATAACTGATCAAGTAAGGGTATACTGTAACTAACTGATTAAGTGAGGGTATAACCCTTATATATCCCTGTTCAGTCCCTCTCATCTCTGTGATGGCCCACATCCCCATTCAGTCCAGAACCAGCTGCACGCTATAACCCACTCCCCCACGCTGGAACCTGTTCAAGTGGGTTTACAAACAAACGCGCCAAATGTCACCTCAGACGCTCCAACAAACAGAAATCTTTTATTATCAAAGTCTACAGAATATGAATCATTCATTATCAACCACTACCAAAGTTCACCGAAACCGGTGTCACTATTGACGGTCCTTAGCATTAAGGCATACAGGTACACACCTGTCTTAACATCCATACTTTACATTAATGTCAGGAAGCATTTGGAATGCTTATGTAACATACATGTGCTGTATATGTTTAAATGACATATATGGTGGATGTGACAAACAAtgacatgtaagtgtgtgtgtgtgtgtgtgtgtgtgtgtgtgtgtgtgtgtgtgtgtgtgtgtgtgtgtgtgtgtgtgattaaaccATACAAGCCCTTTGAAGCAATTTCAGTATCCATCAACTCCATCTACTGGCCAAAGTAGAGTACTACATCACAGAAATGAGGTCTGGTCAGAAGACCAAACTGACCACTTCTCCGTCACAAGCCTGCTCTTTCCAGTCTGAGCTACAAACCAACATCCCTCCACAGAGACACGGAACCTCTCTAGGTGCTACGGAAGGTTCCGATGCAGATTCCACTTAGTTCTTGGCCAGGCCGCTGAAGAACTCCTCTAGAACGCGCTCCACCTCGTCTTCCGTGTAGTCCCTGACGTAGAACAGGGAACCGTCTTCGGCCCCGCGGATCATGGCTGACAGCACTGCAGAAtcaggagagaacaggagaacaCGGACAGGGCAGTCAGGAGGAGAACACACCTCTTCACCCATCTCTCACCTcatcccctctttccctctcctcctctctccccctctctccctcccgctaGCTAGTAGTTTGTAGGGCACTCACTTAATACAGCTATTTTTTCTGTGAGCTAGCTGGTAGTTTGTAGGACTCGGTTAAAATGTAACTCCAGCAAAAATTGACCCCAGggtctttttctgcattaaaacacatcaaataagtcGTGGAGACAGAATATTttgttgatcaaccactacagagcttgctcCGGTATACActatagccccaaatcgcaaacagtgGCATTGCTAAGGGCCATGAGCGAAACGCTTCCCATGTAgcattttttaaccagtaatattgttcaaaacagcaccaaacctcgtcagtagcttgctcagggtccctacacataaaacgaagcaccaacaacGTAGTTAGCGAACCCGGAGTTTATTACAGAAAACTGTTAAGATCACTTACCAACTGCCCCCCTACCAGCTCCTCCAACCGCAGCATGGCAAGGATGGTTGTACTGCCACGTTTGGTTAATCTATTATCCGTGCTGGGGTTGGAGGAGCTGGTAGAGGgacagttggtaagtgttcttaactcattgaatgccaagctgttttcggaagctttgtcctagagtgccagcaatctagaccattgttgatgatttttgtacagccaccgcatattctgtgttatagctatgaacacatacaatatctcaattaaaaggtgagactttaaggtctcggtgggtgcaaaccgtgtatttctccATGCCTCTGTTCcagagaaatcccaagctaaacagtggctagttttcatcaaaatccctgttttttttctagaaatggagatataacatctttcatgaaatatgaagtgttgcttgtaaagtttccgggaagtgacctacGAGACTggcacctagtgatagacccacgaaaatggcctggttttgagctgacgtgcaggcgtcactgattcgacccaaagtgGATGTAAAAaattttcatttccattcatcacagagttcccaaaatcacatataaggtgtgttagagtgtctagttccgtaataaaaaaaaagaagctaaaaacgtaatattacgtttttggcactcaacgcatggcactcaatgagttaacagtcttctgtaatGAACTCCGGGTTTGCTAACTACgttgttggtgcttcgttttatgtgtagggaccctgagcaagctactgactTCATacagctgtttttgttttgtatttgttttcatGCTGTTTTGGTGGGCTATTGTTATGCTATTAGTTTGTGTCACATGACGTCACTGTAGCTTTGCGCCGCCATCTTTACGACCGATTCGCCCCGCTTAGCCGCCCAGTTGTCACAACAGCTGACCGTCTGACAGCTAACAGCTGATAACCCACCACAAACTGTTCCCATAAAGTCACAATCGCCTTGTTTCCCTTCTCTTCATGTTCTTTCAATGAGTATAAACCATGGAGTGAATAAAATAGGTATAAACACATCTGACATTAAAGAACATTATCCAGATTAATGACTAGCTGTGAGCTAAATGACACTAAAATGAGTGGTAGCTTGCTAGCTGTTAGCCACTTAGGTAACAACTCGCTACTACATGTACCTAGTCAGAGTAGCCTAAACTACCACCAAAATCATATATTTGAATTGTTTTTACATAATACTTACATTTCCCGTGATTAAATATAAATCCTTGGTGACCAGGTGCCGCACTTTCACATTTTTGACCCATCCAGTCACAGCATATTGATAGGCATCAGTAGGGGAGagccggtgttacatggcaactggctcccatgttaactggctgcgttgatgacgtttcatgattgatgacgagtctttgacagatgtggccgcttatttgtcactttctgatatactagagacgcacacaaatatgcatgacatgtttaaaagtcaaaattaTTTAGTACTACATGCattggaccatgaatatgccacccaaaaaacaaacacctaaatTAACTCCGTGGGTATTGAACCCGCGaataaattgacctgttttCTTGGTAATAAGCGTCTATCCACTTATACGAACCAGCTGGCGGTACTCACAGAAATTGACTTCAGTTGTatgattaaaagaagtcagctaacgttattataattgtaacaagttaacatagctgttcatgttatctggctaccatgttatcatgctaccgttgcccaagccatttagtaggccttcaaagtatcgtggttaagttttacaaacgtttcactgaggttaggctgtggccgcctctacctgaagtgtctgtagAGCCACATGAACGTcagcaaataaattaaattaaaatgtgttgcctaattgtgtatccttttaaaagttgtccagcctattcttttaagaattcagttcatgaaacacaggcattgaaacgcacattgcaatgggcaggagaagtctataacgtgtccatattttacacaaactttgagcacagggagagtcaaaactcttaggcttataggctattaacgttaatgttgctgacatgtaaacatgggtttgatgtttttttgataCTTTATTTCCCAATTAACAAGTTGGTGCTTCTCCTGTGGCGCAATAGGTTAATGCCTTTACATCGCTTTTTCACGCAGTCGACATGGGTTCAATCCTCCTcatcacacgttttttttttttttgttattatttatttatttttagaccagcaacgcttcctaaatttaggctacagatactaggtggccacagagagcctgaccagcagtcagtgaaatgtttgaaaacttaaccatgatactttgaagacCTACTGGCTTGGGCAACTGCTGTAGCAAGACAACACCATCAGCCGTGTTAACTTGCTACAATCATCAGCTGACTTCTTCTAATTGTATAGACTAAGTCAAGTAAATTTCCCTATGATTTATTAGCTGGTTCTTGGCGCAAGTACGTAGATAAATGGTTATCATGTAGGAGGTTTCATTTAGGAAGCAGGTTCGATACCCATGTGGAGTTATTATTTGggtatttatgtttttggtggcatattcatggtccagtgcatgtagcgtagcctactacagacaattttgacatttaaacaaattatatttgtatttgttcgtctccagtttccatcagaaagtgacaaatctgcaagcggccacatctgtcaaagaaacgtcatcactcgtgaaacgtcatcaacgcagccagttaacatgggtgccagtTACCATGTAACACCGGGAtagttgaaacactttttaattaaacgtaatttacaaaccgattgtaccacactgaaagctaatatttggtcactagtgacctacatctgtcctctgtcaaatacaaatgcattttcagctttgaacaaaaccagaattattaggctacagcaaaagtgggacgtgtgtgtttcattcgtccctgctggtcgggacagttgaaacaacataatgggacgaatgaaacatacagtttaagcGATGTACTATACGTCCCACGTACGCTAACGTCCCATAATTTCAAAATTTTtactacatatcatgaatggtaggctactcccaataggtgttattttagatagattgttgcAGGGCTATAGGCTACGTCTTCGTGCATGTCTgataacaactcattgccatcatcgTGAAGCGTGTATAAAGCGttttttgaaatatcatgcccTGTGGATGATTCTGCCATGTTTATAACTAGAACAGTAAGCTTTcccatttatatcatgtttaggctatattgttgaAAATGTCGTTTCACTAGGTATTTAAACATCGTGGGTTAGGCCAcggcacatccaaataagtaggCTTAACGATCCAccggccgtcagtctccataggataacatgggaaaactcgaccccctgcctggtgggcccaaatgtattttcatcttcctaaaagtgtttttccatgtctcacctccatagatgattgtttaaacacagatatttgtacatttaattaaaatacatgaaGTTACAGCCTGGTCGGGACGACATATATCACTAtagcttgttttgctttccatgtaaacaagcatgcgatatgaaagtctgggattgtggagaacACTAAATGGTCTACCGAATAAGCATTAAGtcgaacctttaaatgaaaaacactcattaataatcaaaaaaatgtaacctctaatgaagtttacttttgcgcATCAAAACTCGTGTATAACTCCGTGATACAATGACATAGCAGgaagatatttggctgatagaaggttaacatgctctatgttttgaccgaaggacgtctgtctatcatcattaGCCTAtacactcggagaaaactggaatgtttcattcgtcccgtgtttcaatcgtccagGCTCTCCTATACTCTTGAATGCCTTCAAGCTATCCCCACTGTACGGGGAGGGGTTATGAACAAGGTAGATATATCGTGGAAAGCCAATTGGGGCAAGCCTGGGGCAGATAATAAGGGGCAAAATAAATCTGGGGGTAACAAATAAGGATCGGAGCCTAAAATGAACATTTTCtccacatatctctctctctcacacattcaaGTGTGCAGTGTGGGCGGCCATACTGGGCGAAATGGGTGGTGAATATGGCGGCGTTCTATTTGATAGTGACGTAGGTGGCACCTATGAATAGAAATAAACATCGCTTGATTAGTcgatagattgattgattgactgattgattgattgatgttgCTGCGAGGGGGGGAGGTGATACCTCGGCCTGAGGACGGTCTGAAGAGGCAGAAGATCTTCTTCTGCATGTCCAGCGCTCGACCCAGCTCATAACCCACACCCAGAGACGGCTGGGTCACCTCCGCTACGATGACtggggagagcagaggaggagagaaggaaagaggggtggagaggaggagagaaggaaagaggggtggagaggagagagggaggaaaaagggtggagaggaggagagaaggagagaggggtggagaggaggagagaaggagagaggggtggagaggagagaaggaaagaggggtggagaggagagagggaggaaaaagggtggagaggaggagagaaggagagaggggtggagaggaggagagaaggagagaggggtggagaggagagaaggaaagaggggtggagaggaggagagaaggagagaggggtggagaggagagaaggaaagaggggtggagaggaggagagaaggagagaggggtggagaggagagaaggagagaggggtggagaggaggagagaaggagagagggaagagtaaATGGATCACACATTAATGTAATCTCAGTAAAATGTCTCTGTAATTATGACAATTGgctgcactgtatgtgtgtatgttgggagACAGGGTGGGGATAGGCCTAGTTTAGTgttttcaagtgtgtgtgagtgtgtgcagatgtaTGCATTTGAGTGTGGCAGAGCACATGGTTGTGTACACAGTGTATGGCTAATAAACCAGacatgctgctgttgttgtctaTTTGTTGTCATTCTTGCCTATCAGATTATGGCCAACCAGacatgctgctgttgttgttgttattgttgtcatTATTATATTATCAGATTATGGCCAACCTTCCATAGGTGTGTTATTCAAAACCTTTCTGATGTCAGTAAATCAGCAGAATTTCCAGAAGCTCTCTCACCATCGGTCATCGTTAGCCATTTCATGTCTCGGTCATGGATTGCCTTGTCTCCCTCAAGTGACGCATCTTCACCTGAAGGGAGATGTTTGGGAGAATGATTAAGCAAATGTAATCTCTGTAACCAAGTCTTGAAGCTCGGGTGGATGCTGCAATACTAGTAGCTGTGTAAAGTCCAAtgaaatgataaataaatgattTACCACAAGCTGGCCACATGTTTACCAAAATCAACAATGTGTTTACTGTAACTTGCAACAGCAACACCCTTACAAAACTGTACTACTTCAAGTGCCAAAACCGCAGTTTTCTGAATATCAAAACAGGAAAACgggaaatgcaatattttggacatgaaaattgcattgcactacactacacagtaggcctacaacattttactgcagaaatgcaatattttggacattAAAATATGATCGCATGGTACTTCAACATATGCAGTTCCTTTTTTCAAGGACAAGACTGGCACTATCAACCAtaatgtattttatatgaataaaaaaaaaactttcctaTTCCTAAAATCGTTCAAGTTACCTTTTTCAGTGAGGTGACCGTGGCTCACATGCTCCGTTAGAACCGTACCATACTGCTGGCATTTTTTGACAATCTTTTGATATAAAGCCACGTCATCTCTGCCTCCTCGTATGCTGCCGCAGAAGTATATGTGCATGTTTAGAGTTCTAGATGCGAGTAAATAAGGCTGAAAAGAAGATTTACCAAAAGACCAACTACTGCACTCCGCCGCACTATGTGAGGTTCAAAATCAAGTCTACGCGAGCGAACACGCGCCAAAACGGTACCGTTTTCCTGAACGCCCCCTTCCCCGACGTCACGCCTAAAGTTTAATCCGGTGGCGCCCTCTTGTGGCGGTATAGAGAGTCAATTCTGATTAACATCCTCCACATATCCTTTCGATGAGGGGGAAAGATTGACTAAATACATACTGTTTAGTCTAGGAATGCATGGAAATTAAAGCGTTCATTTAAAGAAACTGGTAAATATTTAGTTAATTGGTAACTGCCATAGAGATTAACTAAATTAACACCAGATGGGACGGAGCCATGTAAGATGACAGCTGACAAACACATTCATGCTGACCAATTTCCTTTTCCGCTCTACACAGGAAGCAAACACTGACTGAGGAAGTGTCATTGCAGAAAACGTTTGACAGATAATACAGAAAACAAACGCAAGAGGTGAGGATTTTACATGTAATATTTGAAATGCTTGGCATATTATCTTGTACATAAACCTGCACGTTCCCGTTGTACAGCCATGTCGCTCCTTGATGGAGCTCTGTTTACTGATTGTGTCAAGATAGCTTAGTTACTAGCTCAGTGACTTATCGCTAGCCAACATGTCGAGTAGCCGTCCACACCGGTTGGTCAGTCGTTGAACTGTAATGAATAATGAAAGTGTCCAACTCTTTACTCTGCAAGTGCCGCGCTGACTCACTGTTCTCGTGTCGCCGTTGTTGTGGCTGTCGACTCTCCCTGCTTTGTGTTTAGAGCTGTCGGCTGAGACCCCAGAGCCCGTGGATGGAAGTCATGGGTCCTGAAAGAATTCTTCCGAACTCCGAGGAGGAATTGGGACACGACCGTCCCTCCGACGGAGGAGCCGTGCCCGAGGAGTGGAGCGGAGAGGACATGGAGGAAGATGAAGCAGGTGCCCCTGACGAAGAGGATGAAGACAACGGAGGCTACTATTACCAGCCCCTCAACCAAGACCCGGATGGAATGGTGTCGGTGCCCACCGAACAACCCGAGGACGCGGGCTCACACGCCGACCAGATTCAAGATGTCCAGGAACGAATACAGGTGAGGAAATTGACTGGACATAGCAACTGAAATGTGGATTCGGAGTCGTTACTCGTGTCTCTTCGGCTTGCTTGACCTTACCTTAGAAGCTGGCTGTTGATCTGGCCTtttagttgatgtgtgtgtaccacTTGTCACGTCTTTTTCGTGGTAGGCTAGGGGTGTAatggtacacagaagtcacggttcggttcatacctcggttcggtatgagttcggtacaatggagggaaaagcaaaacaaaaatgcagaaagcattaATTAATTGTGCATGTCTCAGGCTacaccacctagtgtcatacagtctcttccctgagctatccagtccctccaggaattcgcgatgttgcgattgcaacaattaaagcaaattcagcaaatcctcgtgaattctgggcgacctcgcaattttgtccaaacactgcaactttttcgcaaatttgaccaatcatcatggtttccctgtgaaatttcacctaccacaacagcccctcgcgcagaatattgactcagatgccacactcacttctgcagacaccagagactgccctataacttgttcactcctctgcagttttgatgacaataaatagaaggctaacgttaatgatctgctttgtTTGCATCTGTCATCTCAACCTAGTTAACCTAGTTTGCTAACCTGCCtaagctatgaaagtaagttaattaaggcctacttggtttactgacatttgagtaggctacaatatgcaacccattggcaaacgtttacacctagagatgtccttttagctcgtgtcatgtttgctagcttgtgggctcagtttgtgtagtgcagtgctaccaaaatcatagaaatgaataacattgtaagacatttacctcttctatgatccaagaatgatttcatacgagttattttttaacatttattttaactaatgacatagaaaacatcccgaattctatccacatatcgtaatgcactatgcaaaaagttatttccagtcgtagccgaacacagtgagatgcaagcgttCCAATCCACTTAGATATGTTacgctactctcacgtccttaaagtggcaggcagtcaattagacttacacaccaccaatgtaaaaacattaaagaaaagtgtagtctaatagtttaaatcaatatgaaattactagatacttagttggctattagtaattatgcaagtcacagaatatgaattattaaaaagatatgaagttaatatgaattacaacatatatgaatgtatttaaacatatgacattatgccatctctttagggggctgtcttttttggacagttctacgaaaggttatactgctttgtgaattaccccagtcaaagtatttacacaaataaagtaggcctactttgattttctgtaacccttactatttacctttacttatcctttttaataagcatcaagatgattcgtgtaattttggtcttactaaccttaattacccacaattaaaaaaatatttttgcaattttcacttccacaattttttag
Proteins encoded:
- the dnph1 gene encoding 2'-deoxynucleoside 5'-phosphate N-hydrolase 1; its protein translation is MHIYFCGSIRGGRDDVALYQKIVKKCQQYGTVLTEHVSHGHLTEKGEDASLEGDKAIHDRDMKWLTMTDVIVAEVTQPSLGVGYELGRALDMQKKIFCLFRPSSGRVLSAMIRGAEDGSLFYVRDYTEDEVERVLEEFFSGLAKN
- the mea1 gene encoding male-enhanced antigen 1, whose product is MEVMGPERILPNSEEELGHDRPSDGGAVPEEWSGEDMEEDEAGAPDEEDEDNGGYYYQPLNQDPDGMVSVPTEQPEDAGSHADQIQDVQERIQAMGLHLPQPPAPDSDDEDDPEGAAANSSRASIPMDADHVELVKRTMAAVNLPSLGIPPWAQDISDDQWKDMVQQTLQTRQSAAELPLERK